The following proteins come from a genomic window of Ilumatobacter coccineus YM16-304:
- a CDS encoding phosphotransferase, with the protein MTIDVPADPFSITAEWLTAVLPDDVLGGATVDEVRASDIGEGTGILGAIARLHLTTSGGDGSAPASLVAKMPCSEPANLEVAIVLGIYERELNFFETMAPTTSLRVPTPHVSIRGDDGRFVLLMEDLSGDYDVGDQVVGATIAEAESVIDELAGFHAHWWEHDDLASMDWVPYPNAPAYAAAVPGIYRAGLPVLQDAWSDRVSPEAIALALDIDPVFEELLERTAGGPATVAHGDTRLDNILFAKDDPSRIAVIDFQLMLRGRGVADIAYFIGTSIDRDVAAANWESLLGRWHAAVTAAGVDYSWDDCLLHYREAAMYYLSGAMSLLGSFDTGNDRGAELAAAYSTRILEHCVDIDARSVL; encoded by the coding sequence ATGACCATCGATGTGCCGGCCGACCCGTTCTCGATCACCGCCGAATGGCTGACCGCGGTGTTGCCCGACGATGTGCTGGGTGGAGCGACGGTCGACGAGGTCCGTGCGTCGGACATCGGCGAGGGAACGGGCATCTTGGGGGCGATCGCGCGCCTGCACCTGACGACGTCGGGCGGCGACGGCTCGGCGCCTGCGTCGCTCGTCGCGAAGATGCCGTGCTCGGAGCCCGCCAATCTCGAAGTCGCGATCGTGCTGGGCATCTACGAACGCGAGCTCAACTTCTTCGAGACGATGGCTCCGACGACCTCGTTGCGCGTGCCCACGCCGCACGTGTCGATCCGGGGTGACGACGGTCGGTTCGTGCTGCTGATGGAGGACCTGTCGGGCGACTACGACGTCGGCGATCAGGTGGTCGGGGCCACGATCGCAGAAGCGGAGTCGGTGATCGACGAACTCGCCGGGTTCCATGCGCACTGGTGGGAGCACGACGACCTGGCGTCGATGGACTGGGTGCCGTATCCGAATGCGCCGGCGTACGCCGCTGCGGTCCCCGGCATCTACCGCGCTGGTCTGCCGGTGCTGCAGGACGCCTGGAGTGATCGCGTGTCGCCGGAGGCGATCGCGCTCGCCCTCGACATCGACCCGGTGTTCGAAGAACTCCTGGAGCGCACGGCGGGCGGGCCCGCGACCGTTGCTCACGGCGACACCCGGCTCGACAACATCCTGTTCGCCAAGGACGACCCGTCGCGGATCGCAGTGATCGACTTCCAGTTGATGCTGCGCGGTCGGGGCGTGGCCGACATCGCCTACTTCATCGGAACGAGCATCGATCGCGACGTCGCGGCGGCGAACTGGGAGTCGCTGCTCGGTCGCTGGCATGCGGCGGTCACCGCAGCGGGCGTCGACTACTCGTGGGACGACTGCCTGCTCCACTATCGGGAGGCGGCGATGTACTACCTGTCGGGTGCGATGTCGCTCCTCGGGAGCTTCGACACGGGCAACGACCGCGGTGCTGAGCTGGCCGCCGCCTACAGCACTCGGATCCTGGAGCACTGCGTCGACATCGACGCTCGCTCGGTGCTCTGA
- a CDS encoding acetyl-CoA C-acetyltransferase — protein sequence MATNGSYIIAGARTPIGKMSGALASFSAADLGGFAIAAALERAGVAPDEVDHVIMGQVLMAGQGQVPSRQAASKAGIPMSVPAVNVNKVCLSGLNSIYLAHQMVAMGDADIVVAGGMESMTNAPYLADGARGGFRYGNTELRDAIIADGLWCSFDQCLMGLGTERYTGDSISRQQQDEMAAASNERAANAIKEGRLSDEIVSVEVPQRKGDPILVEHDEGVRPGTTVDTLAKMRPAFDPDGTITAANASQLSDGGSAVIVMSKAEAERRGVEPLGEFVSYGMVAGPDNASLLSQPSRAIMNAAEKAGIAIADLDLFEINEAFAAVGIASIGELGISDEIVNVNGGAIALGHPIGMSGNRLALTLLHELKRRGGGVGAAGLCGGGGQGDAIILKTV from the coding sequence ATGGCTACCAACGGTTCGTACATCATTGCCGGCGCTCGCACCCCGATCGGGAAGATGAGCGGCGCGCTCGCGTCGTTCTCGGCCGCCGACCTCGGTGGCTTCGCCATCGCCGCAGCACTCGAGCGTGCGGGCGTCGCCCCCGACGAGGTCGACCACGTCATCATGGGCCAGGTGCTCATGGCGGGCCAGGGGCAGGTGCCGAGCCGTCAGGCCGCCAGCAAGGCCGGCATCCCGATGTCGGTCCCCGCCGTCAACGTCAACAAGGTCTGCCTCTCCGGCCTCAACTCGATCTACCTCGCCCACCAGATGGTGGCGATGGGCGACGCCGACATCGTGGTGGCCGGTGGCATGGAGTCGATGACCAATGCTCCGTACCTCGCCGACGGTGCTCGCGGCGGGTTCCGCTACGGCAACACCGAACTCCGCGACGCGATCATCGCCGACGGCCTCTGGTGCTCGTTCGATCAATGCCTCATGGGCCTCGGCACCGAGCGCTACACCGGCGACAGCATCTCGCGGCAGCAGCAGGACGAGATGGCCGCGGCCTCCAACGAGCGAGCGGCGAACGCCATCAAGGAAGGACGCCTGTCCGATGAGATCGTGAGCGTCGAGGTGCCGCAGCGCAAGGGCGACCCGATCCTCGTCGAGCACGACGAAGGCGTGCGTCCGGGAACCACGGTCGACACGCTGGCCAAGATGCGTCCCGCCTTCGACCCCGACGGCACCATCACCGCAGCCAACGCGTCGCAACTGTCCGACGGCGGATCGGCCGTGATCGTCATGTCGAAGGCCGAGGCCGAGCGACGCGGCGTCGAACCGCTCGGCGAGTTCGTGTCGTACGGCATGGTCGCCGGCCCCGACAACGCGTCGCTGCTGTCGCAGCCGAGTCGAGCCATCATGAACGCCGCCGAGAAGGCCGGCATCGCCATCGCCGACCTCGACCTCTTCGAGATCAACGAGGCGTTCGCTGCCGTCGGGATCGCCTCGATCGGCGAACTCGGCATCTCCGACGAGATCGTCAACGTCAACGGCGGCGCCATCGCACTCGGTCACCCGATCGGCATGAGCGGCAACCGACTCGCGCTCACCCTGCTGCACGAACTCAAGCGTCGCGGCGGTGGTGTCGGCGCTGCCGGCCTGTGTGGCGGTGGCGGCCAGGGTGACGCGATCATCCTCAAGACGGTCTGA
- the recR gene encoding recombination mediator RecR, which produces MASTYTQPVQVLIDELGRLPGVGPKSAQRIAFHLLKIPADDVARLAEAITVAKAKVRFCERCFNVAEDTYCPICKDESRDNSIVCVVEESRDIVAIEKTGEFRGRYHVLLGAMSPLEGIGPEQLKIRELVSRIGPEGIDEVILCTNPNTEGEVTAMYLARLLKPIGLAVTRIASGLPVGGDLEYADELTLGRALEGRRSALDD; this is translated from the coding sequence ATGGCCTCCACCTACACCCAGCCGGTTCAGGTGCTCATCGACGAGCTCGGACGCCTGCCGGGCGTCGGACCGAAGTCGGCGCAGCGGATCGCGTTCCACCTGCTGAAGATCCCGGCCGACGACGTGGCACGCCTCGCCGAGGCGATCACCGTCGCCAAGGCCAAGGTCCGATTCTGCGAGCGGTGCTTCAACGTGGCCGAAGACACCTACTGCCCGATCTGTAAGGACGAGTCGCGTGACAACAGCATCGTGTGCGTGGTCGAGGAGTCACGGGACATCGTCGCCATCGAGAAGACCGGCGAGTTCCGGGGCAGGTATCACGTGTTGCTCGGTGCGATGAGCCCACTCGAGGGCATCGGACCTGAACAGCTCAAGATCCGCGAACTGGTGTCACGCATAGGGCCCGAAGGGATCGACGAAGTCATCCTGTGCACCAACCCGAACACCGAGGGCGAGGTCACGGCGATGTACCTGGCTCGGCTGCTCAAGCCGATCGGACTCGCGGTCACGCGCATCGCGAGCGGCCTTCCGGTCGGTGGCGACCTCGAGTACGCCGACGAACTGACGTTGGGTCGTGCCCTCGAAGGCCGACGCAGCGCGCTCGACGACTGA